Within Acanthochromis polyacanthus isolate Apoly-LR-REF ecotype Palm Island chromosome 3, KAUST_Apoly_ChrSc, whole genome shotgun sequence, the genomic segment GGTGTTTTCTGACctaaacaaaaagtaaaacatcTTATTTGAATTGTTGTGATTGGAAAAAGGTTAAAATCAGCCAAGTTTTTGAGCTGCTCAACTGCAAGCAATCTACATTCCAGTCAGATGTGGCTTAAAGGACAATAATCAGACAGCATGACCAGTGCACAAACTCTGATCAGTGACTATCAAAGTGGACCTTAAAATGCAACtttattcaaataaaacagatgCCACAAATGACAAGACAGAGATGTGACCAGACTGATGTCATGCTGGATGCTGGCATGTCAGATAGGGCTGTAGTTTGACACTTGAATGTCCACAACTCCACCTTTTGTCATCTAAGAAATCATTTCAGACAGCATGATACGATGTCGACAGTGTGATCTTGTCCCCTAAAATGTCTGTCAACTTCATCGAGTCCTTCAGGAAGAGCAGGACCACATTTCACAAGCACCACAGATAACCTTATGAACTtgctgatgtgtgattttcaatCTGGGTATTATCAGTTTAAACATAATATGTACTTGGTTGTTTCATGTTTAGGGctgcatagtggttagcactttcgccttgcagcaagaagatccccggttcaaatcccgggctgggcctgggatctttctgcatggagtttgcatgttctccctgtgcatgcatgggttttctccgggcactccggcttcctcccacagtccaaaaatatgctgaggttaattggttactctaaattttccgtaggtgtgaatgtgagtgtgattgtctgtctgtatatgtagccctgtgacagactggcgacctgtccagggtgtcccctgccttcgcccgaatcagctgggataggctccagcgaccctagtgaggataaagcggtatatagaggatggatgatgTTTCAGGTTTTATCAACCAATAAGTcagattttatttacatagcagTGCTTTCtggcaataaaaaaaagcaataaaacagtaCAAACAACCATCCAACAGTCCACATCCACAGTCAAGTCATGATCAATAAATGACTCTAAAACACAGTGATTGAGAAACTGAAGACACGCTATCCTATACAAAACATGCAATGAGGAAATTCTAGATGAgatgtaataaaatgaaataagatgaaataaaatagaGATTGAGACAGAAATAGaagcaaaatgataaaacagaattaaaactgataaaaaacaaagtcaTAAACTGTACATTAAATAGACCAGAAAATGCTTCAAAGTAAATCAACAGAGAACTAAATAAATGGAATTGATCCTCAGAAGagtaattaataaatataagaaattaatcaaaatcctgaaaaaaatgtaggtcttgcatttgcttttaaaaatatcaacactCAACACTTTatacaatattatatatatatatatatatatatatatatattttttttttgtctagtaTATACATCAAGATTTAAATGAACACGGTGATTCAAAATTGCACCTTGATCGGCGCTATTGTTAAAGTATCAGAAGTTGTACTACCTTGTTGTCtgtcaaaaaatttaaaatttaaaaaatctaaaatttaaaGTCTCTACAATGACCTGAGATGACCCCAATAGCACCATCAGGGTCATGTTATCAAACCTTGAAAAGCTCCTCCAGGGTCACAGTTATATGACAAGTCAACTGAATTTCACATCAATGccttgcattttaaaaataacaaaacaacttGCCTTTCTGTGCAGAAGTCTTGTGTAAATGAGCGTCACCTCTGGATCTTCACTTTGGATATCAGGTGGTTGTTCAATGATTCTCTGTGAGTGCGTGTCAGTCAGCGAGGCAGACTTCTTCCCTAGCTTTTCCCGAGAGGCCTTCCCTACTTCATCCCgtctttttcccttttttttgcaCACATAACAGAAAGACACAGTTATTGCGAGATACATAAATATGATTTACTGAGCATGCAGGACGACAGCACAGTGCTGCATTGTAATTTCACGGTATGCAATACACATTGGATGTCCTGTCCTGGCTGAGTTAACATATAGCCGTGTGTGCATCTGCCACAGATGGCTTGGACCGGTCCAGGTGCTATTAATTCACACTTTGGACACACAGTCGGAGAGCAGGtgcacattttcacacagtGTTCTGTTACCATGGTACCCTGTGAGTAATAGGCTGTACCTTACCTATGACTCAACCATCACACAGGGGAGAAAATCACTCAACAAAATATGGAGTCATGCACACAAAACTGGGCCTCTGGTCTAATTCTAAGTGCATGTGATGGTGGATAACAGAGAGGAGGAATATTAGAGATGCAACAGGTCTGAGgccacattcacacacagaacacCACAGCAGCTCATCAGCTTTCAGTCAATCCCTTAAATTCAGATCTGTGAATAGGACTGGGTACAATGAGAATGGCTGCATGGTGGATGGGAACAGGAAAACAATCACACGCATTAAAATAATTGGGTACAGAGTGgcatttttttgctcattatCGCACCCAACCAGTCacttttcaccaaaaaatgaacAGCGACTACTGTCATTGTCCTGCTTAGCTACAATAATAATCTCCCTGGaggacaaaaaactaaatatagaCCATTAGCTTTCCGCATTTATTGAGAAAACCCAACGTAAAAAGGCTGTTTTAATACTATGGACGATTAATGCATCATGTAGACAAACAGATCCCACAAACACAAATGGTTAAAAAGTTAGCCAAAGTAAGACTCACAATGAAGCAAAAACACGCTGTGATATGTATAAGACCATTTTTTGGGAAACTGGCATTTAGGAAATAATATTCCAGGTGTTTGCAGGCAATACGTGGCCAAGTTGTGTGAAGGCAGTCCGTAGTAACAAGACAGGAGCCTGTTGAATGGCACGTAAATGAATAATGAACTGACAGCTTGTTGGAAGAGGTGAAGGTGACTCATGTTTGGACCAGTTGAACGGCAGCTGAAGTGATGTGTCACGTCTTACCAAACATGATAGTTTATTCATGTTCATGAATAAAATATCCTTGACTGCCTCCCTGTaacaaaacatttgtttaaTTCTTCATCTCAGTGCTGATGAAGGTAAGTCAGCCACACTCACATGCATTTTCTTCCtcacttttcctctctcccactcaaacacattttcttctcACCTCGGCTGATTTATCAGTTAGTGCTGGTGACTTGGACTCTCTTTTGTTGTCATCTTTAGGTGTGGATCTCGCCCTGTTCTTCTCCACTTTGGCTACGACTCCTcccttttcctcatttttggTTTCGCTATCAGTCAAATCTGTGGATACAAAGGAGTAATAAGTAGCACAAGTTCAATACTGTCACAAAACTACAGGTAAGTCTGAGCCAAACTGTATAAGTCTCACCAGCATCAGATACTATGGATTTATCCTCTTTTACATTGCACATTTCTCTCTCTGGGAGGCCCAGCAGGCTTCTGAGCCAGTGGGCCTCAGCAGTCATCTCATCCAGGAGTTTCACCCACAGCTGCTGCCTGCAGAGGGCGCCACACACCGCCATAAGATAGGAGTGAGCCGGTGTAGAACATACTGTGATTGAGTGACTCGTGTTCATGCCTCACCCTATAGTGGCAGCTGTTAGATGGTTATGTTTCAGATCAGTAGGTTcagaaagctgcagaaacacagagttGAGCTGAGCCAGCTTCTCTTCTTTGGTGAGAGAGTCTTGAGTTGGCTCTTCATCAGGCAGCGACAACAGAACCTTAAGTACAGGGAATAAAGGAGTGCACAAATATATTACATACGTCGTCACTTTATAAAGTTGTACatacatgaaatatttgttacACATGTGCATCTTATTCAATCCAATACAACAGCTCTCCTAAATTCCACCCCTCTCATGTGTGTTACTGAAAAAATATCATACTTTTGGGTCATTCCATTTCAAACTGTCAAATTTTTAGAACAGCTTTTGCATGACCatctctgaaagaaaaaaaaagccaggaAAGTTCTTTATATGAGTCTAAAAATTTCACAGCTGGTATTTTAAAGATCCAAACACTGATCAAAAAGTTTCAAGCAATTCAGAGATGGTCGAGCAGTCCCTTATGAtctgagatggaatgactcttttaaatgtaatacacaaaattaccttgacaatacttttaaaaagaattatCAACTTTTAGACAACAAAGATTGAAAGTGCAGTAGTGAAAAGGAATTCATAATTCACAGGTGCACTGAAAGAAAGAGTATGCATATGTAAGCTTTTTGAGAGTATAACTTTGACTAACCTTGCTAAATTTTCCGTTATATGTAGTTTGCTTGCAAAGACCAAGTGCTATAAAACTGCTAAATAATCCCTCTACCTGTCGGAGCGTATCAACAGAGAAGTCCCAGGTGTGTCCTTGATTTACTTCTTGCCACAGACTCTTCAGTTCCTCCACTGGCTGATCAAGATACTGCAACTGCAACCATGGATAGGGTTTGCCAGTACACAGGAGTAGCAGTTTATGTGAGGTGTATGACCATGTGAACACAAGACGCATGAGCAGAAATTACCATCATCATACTATACCTACTATGACATCATTACTACTTTCATTGGATAATAATCGTCATTGACAGTTATCTTCAGTTCATGTATgtcatcatttttattcatttgtaagGAGAAGTGAAGAGAGTGCCCCTCTTTGTGATAGTAAAATGTGAGCTTGTGGGAGGCCTAGAAAGCTGTAATCATGCTAATATCTTCTAACGACAACTGTGAAATTAGAAGGAAAAGTGCTGCATTTATTCAAATTACAGCTTAGATGACCCCTCGTAACAGGTAATTATAGTCTCCCACATTTATTCAGGTAACTCAGGATTTATTTTTCTAGACAGCCTCCCAATAACCCAGTTAACCCAATTAAAGCCATATTCCTCTTGCACTGCCATCCTCTTCTATATCTTTACTGTATAATGCCCCTGGTTGTAGATAATAACAGTGATGTCTTACTAGTTTATTTGTTACATTGGATTGTGATTGCAATACTACAATAGTGGAGTGTTAAATGCATTGGGACTAATATAAAATCCGAGGCTTGGAGATGAAAGCCAGAAGAGGCTGATCACACTTTTGCTTACAGCCAGCAAAATGTCAAGAAGAAAAACACGATGAATGGGTCCATTAACGGGCCATCTCTTTCTCTGTAGCAGGAGGTGTGACTAAGATTCAGACTGGAATAAACAGTAACACTCTcgatgaaaaaaaagaagtatgaGAAATCAGTGCTGCATGAAACTGGGCTACTCAGTGATGCAGGAAGAGTGATGCGTTTcaaacaagacatgaaaaagACTTCAGAGGACCTGCTTGGCCCCTAAGAAGGACTTGAACAACAGCTTAAACTTATCACCAAGAAAAGTTAAAGTAAGATTCTTTGAGAAAATTTTGCTGCCATCAGTTGGTAGTTACCTGGGGGTTTTTGCTCTGAAACTGTTGCTCTTTAGTGATGTAGAGCTCTGGGGGGGAGCTGGGTCTTTCTGGGGTGTGCAACGCCTGCAGCATCTCGTACACAATCGATCGACATATTTTTACCGACACTATCTTTTCCAGCTTTGTCTGCTCACAGgcacagagaggagaaaagaaaaaaaaatggattccCGTTAATGAAAATGTTCGCAGTCCATTGGTGTTTCTGTCTCACTTTCAGACGCACAGTTTAAGTGTTCAAACTACCGATATGTAAAGCCTCTGGTCTGCAGTTTTGTCTTGGTACAGAGAAACCCCCCTCAGCGTGACCTGCATGGAGGCTCCTTGCAGCAGCACAGGATGGGTGTTGAGCTGCCAAAGTTCAGTGCTGATGCCCGGCTCATCGGACTTAAATACAAACTCAACCTGCTGGGTTTCACTGGGACGGATCACACCTAGATGCGAGAGGAAGCGGTGGAATGATATGACGTGGTGACACATGGCCAAACAGTGTGTGACGTACAAATGTACAGCAGCAGATGCTTGattgcgtttgtgtgtgtgtaccagaGGAGGAACTGAAGTAGAAGTGCGGCTTGTTTGTTTGCGGACGTGGGTGAGGGAAGCTGTGTGGCACACGAAGCTGCTTCCAGCTGTAGAAGATGGCTGTGCGGCCCTCATTTTGCAGCTCCAGGCTGGATGAGGCGATTTCTCCAGTCAGGGCCTCAAACAGTATTGTGGCACTGATTCCTATTTCTCCCTGATACAGGAGGGTTGGAGAATGACAAGCAGTAGTCAAGCGcagcacataaaaaaataagatatgGTGCCTGTCCAGAAGATACGCTCACAAATCAGGTCAAATATCACCTTTAAAACACAGATTCTATGTCTTCGTTTGGCTACATACACACCATGAATCCTCATATAAAAGTTCAAAGTATTTTGAAGCCGCAAATAgaatacacaacaacaacaaaagctgagttaaaaaaacagacatgaattACAATATAACCTTAGAATAATGTTCATTTGCACAGCAGTATTTCCATCAGTACACCAGTAGAGTAATGTTATCACCATTTTGTGGCTTTCAGCTTCACAAAAACTGCTTTCCTAATTTCAacgcagtatttttttttttagatactCCTGATCAATGCTCTTAATGATTTTCTTCATTAAAAGACAACCTGTATGAAGAAGGTTACTTTAAATGCCAATATTCTGGAGGAAATCTTGAGTTTCATGGTAACACTGCTATAGGAAAAACGGCAAACTGAAAATGAAGGACAATACTCTAATGTGCTACTGATTGTGATTCAGAGGTGCTGAATTTATCAAGATACAGGATGAAGAGTTAAGTTTGACTAACCTGGAGAGCAGGAGAAATGAGAAATGCTCATcccaaaaaaaagcatttatacTTGCTGACCAACCCAGTGTAAAGGTGTGAAGCTTCTCTGTACCTGGTTCTTGGTTGAGTTTCCAGTCCAGCTAGCAAGCTGACCACAGAACCTCAAGGAGGGAATGAGAACATCATCATACCGTGCCAGTGGATCACTGTGGAGGACAATGACACCGAAATATCACTCAGACCACATCTCCACTAAGCCACAACATttctaaaacattattttgttaTAAAACAGATCATTTCCActcaagcagtttttttttgcttcaaacTAGATCTTTGTTTTATCAgctgacaaaagacaaaactacaTCACAGCCAACACTTGGAACCCAAATCATT encodes:
- the mycbpap gene encoding MYCBP-associated protein translates to MSRDETPKNELRLRGASALYTKDTIASNTRAHGMCAPSDEVRKAVQATMTHPLNLDSDSQLLDYTGPKWLWFDDQGMVLPHSILGSLGDFRSYLEAKGETDLLKRIPSSFRDPPSRATEKRHSEAVEKRIPSGDRNIQSNALQRWDTHMRLRRRQQDVLSDLLDRPVEHLLMNQADRFRETQEQREFLNHVLPLIHSGYGYRVGSEFWSIPRRYGDEMSGITATLTQSEQGRWEPVTHVGLPNSIRQESGIVCPETLRPASQTWDRSAYLQHQLQELGGVLPNIRKPDISGLEVIGSGKPSSVVTVCRSPLLEKEDKEREHKVMKKDIDPLARYDDVLIPSLRFCGQLASWTGNSTKNQGEIGISATILFEALTGEIASSSLELQNEGRTAIFYSWKQLRVPHSFPHPRPQTNKPHFYFSSSSGVIRPSETQQVEFVFKSDEPGISTELWQLNTHPVLLQGASMQVTLRGVSLYQDKTADQRLYISTKLEKIVSVKICRSIVYEMLQALHTPERPSSPPELYITKEQQFQSKNPQLQYLDQPVEELKSLWQEVNQGHTWDFSVDTLRQVLLSLPDEEPTQDSLTKEEKLAQLNSVFLQLSEPTDLKHNHLTAATIGQQLWVKLLDEMTAEAHWLRSLLGLPEREMCNVKEDKSIVSDADLTDSETKNEEKGGVVAKVEKNRARSTPKDDNKRESKSPALTDKSAEGKRRDEVGKASREKLGKKSASLTDTHSQRIIEQPPDIQSEDPEVTLIYTRLLHRKVYALMEDLVDNLCDLMDELSVGDERHE